The Gracilimonas sp. genome includes a region encoding these proteins:
- a CDS encoding caspase family protein, whose translation MNTNKPLNISLLLFTVLVFSACSSVGVLSSENEYLPKASDDASIVFQLNSNVPRTTFYVDGKEVVTAERAKILVNGKAHTITASPEGYRSKEEYLQPPYDKTNYLRFTFMIGDKLNTDDDTSDPILADRQRKPDQAAVEKQTPVDIEFDIPNADKINTDAVGVIIGNKDYSKDIPDVDYAVNDATLVKEYFINTLGIKPGNIIYEENAGKATFDAIFGNENNHMGKLHNFVKPGKSDVYIFYSGHGSPDVNSNSAYMMPIDSDPAFVSFSGYSTDLLYGNLSKLNAKSVAVFLDACFSGASGSGEMLIKNASPIGIKVKNKALTIDNSLIITASSGEQIASWYPQMRHGLFTYFLLKGFKGEADLDNDGILTKSELQNYLTDQDDGIPYFARRLHNRIQTPEIISNEYEETLIKYKN comes from the coding sequence GTGAACACGAATAAACCACTAAATATTTCACTATTACTTTTTACAGTACTGGTATTTTCTGCATGTAGTTCGGTAGGAGTATTAAGCTCTGAAAACGAGTATCTGCCAAAAGCTTCAGATGATGCCAGTATTGTTTTTCAACTGAATTCCAATGTGCCTAGAACAACCTTCTATGTAGATGGAAAAGAAGTTGTAACGGCAGAAAGAGCAAAAATCTTAGTTAATGGTAAAGCTCATACCATTACCGCATCTCCTGAGGGATATAGATCAAAAGAAGAGTACTTACAACCTCCTTACGATAAGACCAATTATCTGCGGTTTACTTTTATGATTGGCGACAAATTGAATACTGATGATGATACTTCAGATCCAATACTGGCCGATCGACAAAGGAAGCCAGATCAAGCGGCAGTTGAAAAACAAACCCCGGTAGATATTGAATTCGATATCCCAAACGCCGATAAAATTAATACTGATGCGGTTGGTGTTATTATCGGTAATAAGGATTACTCAAAAGACATTCCTGATGTTGACTATGCCGTGAATGATGCGACTCTTGTAAAGGAATACTTTATAAACACCCTGGGGATCAAACCCGGAAATATTATTTATGAAGAGAATGCCGGTAAAGCTACTTTTGATGCTATTTTTGGAAATGAAAACAACCACATGGGAAAGCTTCACAACTTCGTGAAACCGGGAAAAAGTGATGTTTATATTTTCTACTCTGGGCATGGTTCCCCCGACGTGAATTCTAACTCGGCTTACATGATGCCTATTGACTCTGACCCCGCCTTTGTATCCTTCTCAGGCTACAGCACCGACCTTTTGTACGGCAACCTTTCTAAGCTGAATGCCAAATCAGTAGCCGTCTTTCTTGATGCCTGCTTTTCCGGAGCATCCGGTTCCGGGGAAATGCTGATTAAGAATGCCTCTCCCATAGGCATTAAAGTAAAGAACAAAGCTTTAACCATCGATAACAGCCTTATCATCACTGCCAGCAGTGGAGAGCAAATTGCCAGCTGGTATCCTCAAATGAGACACGGACTCTTTACCTATTTTTTATTGAAGGGATTTAAAGGCGAAGCGGATCTTGATAATGATGGAATCTTAACTAAATCAGAGCTTCAAAATTATTTGACCGATCAGGATGATGGAATACCCTACTTCGCAAGGCGACTACACAACCGTATCCAAACGCCCGAAATTATTTCCAATGAATACGAAGAAACACTGATAAAGTATAAGAACTAA
- a CDS encoding PhoH family protein gives MIELLDRKNKVAEDDVKTLVALKSGETTAGRPQIRTLDETTGDTIIHTHNGEAITAKTPGQRRIVSSSAEHDIVFAIGPAGTGKTYTSVALAVQALKNRQVRKIILARPAVEAGENLGFLPGDLKEKIDPYLRPLYDALEDMIDRDRLELHLTKNVIEIAPLAYMRGRTLNNAFVILDEAQNATNTQMKMFLTRIGFNSRAIITGDITQTDLPHRQQSGLISIQKILQDIDGIDFVYLGEEDVVRHKLVRDIIKAYDKFEDKKK, from the coding sequence ATGATCGAGCTGCTGGATCGTAAGAACAAAGTAGCCGAGGACGATGTTAAAACCCTGGTTGCTCTTAAAAGTGGGGAAACCACAGCGGGCCGGCCTCAAATCCGTACGCTCGATGAGACTACAGGTGATACCATCATTCATACCCATAACGGGGAAGCTATCACAGCTAAAACTCCCGGGCAGCGAAGAATTGTAAGTTCTTCAGCTGAGCATGATATCGTGTTCGCTATTGGTCCCGCCGGTACCGGAAAGACTTATACCTCTGTTGCCTTAGCCGTTCAGGCTCTGAAGAACCGGCAGGTAAGAAAAATTATTTTAGCCCGCCCTGCTGTTGAAGCTGGTGAAAACCTTGGTTTTCTTCCGGGCGACCTTAAAGAGAAAATTGACCCGTATCTCCGTCCGTTATATGATGCCCTGGAAGATATGATCGACCGGGATCGACTGGAGCTACACCTGACCAAGAACGTGATTGAAATTGCTCCGCTCGCCTACATGCGTGGACGTACCCTCAACAATGCATTCGTGATTCTGGATGAAGCACAGAATGCCACAAACACGCAGATGAAGATGTTCCTGACCCGAATAGGGTTCAACAGCCGGGCCATTATCACCGGTGATATTACCCAGACTGACCTCCCCCATCGTCAGCAATCGGGACTCATTTCTATTCAAAAGATCCTGCAGGATATTGATGGAATTGATTTCGTTTATCTTGGCGAAGAGGACGTAGTACGCCACAAGTTGGTCCGCGATATTATTAAAGCTTACGACAAGTTTGAGGATAAGAAGAAATAG
- a CDS encoding acyl-CoA carboxylase subunit beta produces the protein MASNPKVERLQKLREEALKGGGEARIEKQHDKGKLTARERIDLLVDKGSFEEIDKFVTHRSTAFGLDKKKILGDGVVTGHAKIHGRPVYIFSQDFTVFGGSLSETHAEKICKIMDLAMKNGVPIIGLNDSGGARIQEGVSSLGGYAEVFWRNSMASGVVPQISAVMGPCAGGAVYSPALTDFIFMVENSSYMFVTGPNVVKTVTHEEVTSEELGGASTHSTKSGVSHFSSPNDAVCLNDIRQLMKYVPQNCEEKVPMVESKEPDSAKAKALEDLVPLNPNKPYDIHDVIEGIMDKDSFFEVHKDYADNIVVGFARLGGRSVGVVANQPLSLAGVLDIDASLKGARFVRFCDAFNIPLVVFEDVPGFLPGTDQEWNGIIKHGAKLLYAFCEATVPKMTVITRKAYGGAYDVMNSKHIRADYNVAWPTAEIAVMGTKGAVEIIFRKEIAKANDPEAKQKELEDQYSENFAHPYKAAERGYVDDVILPSETREKLIKALEVSHNKVESVPKKKHDNLPL, from the coding sequence ATGGCATCCAATCCAAAAGTAGAACGACTACAGAAACTGCGGGAAGAAGCACTTAAAGGCGGAGGTGAAGCCCGAATCGAGAAGCAACATGATAAAGGCAAACTAACCGCCCGAGAGCGAATCGATCTGTTGGTGGATAAAGGCTCGTTCGAGGAAATTGACAAGTTTGTGACCCACCGGAGTACAGCTTTCGGATTGGATAAGAAAAAGATATTAGGGGATGGGGTCGTAACCGGCCACGCTAAAATTCACGGCCGTCCGGTTTATATTTTCAGTCAGGATTTTACCGTATTTGGCGGTTCTCTGTCAGAAACTCACGCAGAGAAAATTTGCAAGATTATGGACCTCGCTATGAAAAACGGAGTGCCTATCATCGGTCTTAATGATTCAGGAGGTGCTCGTATTCAGGAAGGGGTTTCCTCACTAGGTGGATATGCCGAGGTCTTCTGGAGAAACAGTATGGCCTCTGGTGTTGTGCCTCAGATTTCAGCCGTAATGGGTCCTTGTGCCGGTGGAGCTGTGTACAGTCCGGCGCTTACCGATTTCATTTTTATGGTGGAAAATTCCAGCTATATGTTTGTAACCGGACCGAATGTGGTAAAAACAGTAACGCATGAAGAAGTTACATCCGAAGAATTAGGCGGTGCTTCTACGCATAGCACCAAATCGGGGGTTTCCCATTTTTCCAGCCCTAACGATGCTGTGTGCCTGAATGACATCCGGCAGCTGATGAAATACGTGCCTCAGAATTGTGAGGAAAAAGTACCGATGGTAGAATCCAAAGAACCGGATTCGGCCAAAGCCAAAGCACTGGAAGACCTGGTGCCGCTTAACCCCAACAAGCCGTATGATATTCATGATGTGATTGAGGGAATTATGGATAAAGATTCCTTCTTCGAGGTTCACAAAGATTATGCGGATAACATCGTGGTCGGTTTTGCCCGACTTGGAGGCCGAAGTGTAGGCGTTGTTGCTAATCAACCGCTTTCACTGGCCGGCGTTTTGGATATCGATGCTTCTCTGAAAGGAGCTCGTTTTGTTCGTTTCTGTGATGCGTTCAATATTCCGCTGGTTGTATTTGAAGATGTCCCCGGCTTCCTGCCCGGTACCGATCAGGAGTGGAATGGAATCATCAAACACGGAGCTAAGCTGCTTTATGCATTCTGCGAGGCTACGGTTCCAAAAATGACGGTAATTACCCGTAAGGCCTATGGCGGAGCTTACGATGTGATGAACTCCAAGCATATAAGGGCTGATTACAACGTGGCCTGGCCAACAGCCGAGATTGCCGTAATGGGAACCAAGGGTGCGGTAGAGATTATCTTCCGCAAAGAAATTGCCAAAGCCAATGATCCGGAAGCCAAGCAGAAGGAACTGGAAGACCAGTATAGCGAGAACTTTGCGCATCCTTATAAAGCGGCCGAGCGCGGCTATGTGGATGATGTAATACTGCCTTCCGAAACCCGTGAGAAACTGATTAAAGCACTGGAAGTGTCCCATAACAAAGTGGAATCCGTGCCTAAGAAGAAGCACGACAATCTGCCGTTGTAA
- the rpe gene encoding ribulose-phosphate 3-epimerase, protein MNFELPIVAPSILAANFTRLGQDIDDAVKGGASWIHCDIMDGHFVPNISYGPGVVKAAKSAAPQAFIDVHLMIENPDDYVEAFVQAGADLISVHFETCPHLHRTLQNIKKYGIMTGVVVNPATSLHNIEPVLNDVDLVLIMSVNPGFGGQSFIESSYDKLKRLAEIREEQELGFLIQVDGGVNLKNAKKVVESGADILVAGSSVFSAEDITVRFEELTEKLG, encoded by the coding sequence ATGAATTTTGAACTTCCTATCGTTGCACCATCCATTTTAGCGGCCAACTTTACACGCCTTGGGCAAGATATAGATGATGCGGTTAAAGGCGGAGCAAGCTGGATTCATTGTGATATCATGGACGGGCATTTTGTGCCCAACATTAGTTATGGGCCAGGAGTTGTAAAAGCTGCAAAATCAGCTGCTCCCCAGGCATTCATCGATGTACACCTGATGATTGAAAACCCGGATGACTATGTGGAAGCATTCGTACAGGCCGGAGCCGATTTAATCTCCGTCCACTTCGAAACCTGCCCTCACCTCCACCGAACCCTGCAGAACATTAAAAAGTATGGGATTATGACAGGTGTCGTTGTTAACCCGGCTACTTCACTTCATAATATCGAACCAGTGTTAAATGATGTGGACCTGGTACTGATTATGAGCGTAAACCCCGGCTTTGGCGGGCAGAGTTTTATCGAGAGCAGTTATGACAAACTGAAGCGATTGGCTGAAATCAGAGAAGAACAAGAGCTCGGGTTTCTGATTCAGGTTGATGGTGGCGTGAACCTCAAAAACGCCAAAAAGGTGGTCGAGTCCGGAGCAGATATCCTGGTAGCGGGAAGCAGCGTATTCAGCGCTGAAGATATTACCGTCCGGTTTGAGGAGCTTACGGAGAAACTGGGGTAA
- a CDS encoding purine-nucleoside phosphorylase, giving the protein MSLPDYITDIKNFLTDNDFPEQIDSAVILGSGLGTFGDHIEDALSIEYSEIPDFPQSTVVGHSGSLICGEVEGKTVLAFSGRFHHYEGHAFAKTVLPVQLAKAFGVDKLIISNAAGGINLRYRVGDLMIIDSIIKQYMMVSEPAVNTWSSKFEEYAREVKAIARDLNIETQTGTYLYVKGPNYESKAEIRAFRKMGGDAVGMSTAPELIEAAKLGVKTAAVSLITNAAAGVTDQKLDHAEVKEAADQKKGVFAKLVKGLIKKF; this is encoded by the coding sequence ATGTCCCTGCCTGATTACATCACTGACATCAAAAACTTCCTCACCGATAATGACTTCCCTGAACAAATAGACTCAGCCGTCATTCTCGGCTCCGGACTGGGTACATTTGGGGATCACATTGAGGATGCACTTTCTATTGAATATTCTGAGATTCCTGATTTCCCCCAATCTACCGTAGTCGGTCATTCCGGGTCGCTGATTTGTGGGGAAGTGGAAGGCAAAACCGTACTGGCCTTTTCCGGCCGTTTTCATCATTATGAAGGGCATGCTTTTGCCAAAACCGTACTTCCGGTGCAATTGGCTAAAGCTTTTGGTGTGGACAAACTCATTATCTCAAATGCGGCCGGGGGTATCAATCTGCGTTATCGGGTGGGAGATTTGATGATCATTGACAGTATTATCAAACAGTATATGATGGTTTCCGAACCGGCTGTAAATACCTGGAGCTCAAAGTTTGAAGAGTATGCCCGCGAAGTAAAAGCTATTGCCCGCGACCTGAATATTGAAACCCAAACAGGAACTTATCTTTACGTGAAAGGGCCAAATTACGAGAGCAAAGCCGAAATAAGGGCCTTCCGCAAAATGGGCGGTGATGCAGTTGGGATGAGTACGGCCCCGGAATTAATTGAAGCTGCCAAACTGGGAGTTAAGACGGCCGCCGTTTCGCTGATCACCAATGCGGCTGCCGGAGTCACCGACCAGAAACTGGATCATGCAGAAGTAAAGGAAGCGGCAGATCAGAAAAAAGGAGTGTTTGCGAAGCTGGTGAAGGGGTTGATTAAGAAATTTTAG
- a CDS encoding MBL fold metallo-hydrolase has protein sequence MQTYAATLYEGTFSVGLDKKFVRINRDDPPAKGALKLSLNPALIHTPERNYLFDCGIGEFGEDTGPETIRQNLNDHGLTEFDITDIFLSHLHYDHIGGLAHRESGYWELTFPDAKLWVSKKGWEKVMAKDEYYDEEKTEFVSFIDAKADLHFLDEEDQPYPELKVRKIGGHTEFHQVLLFEDGEHKYLQAGDVIGTKGAINRKYAAKYDFEPKVSQQKREELAKLAFDEGYTILAYHEDQNPLFKLTDYNEKTGYSTENIESYVPA, from the coding sequence ATGCAAACCTACGCTGCCACTTTGTATGAGGGCACATTTTCCGTTGGATTAGATAAGAAATTTGTCCGAATAAACCGGGATGACCCTCCTGCTAAAGGCGCATTGAAACTATCTTTGAATCCGGCGCTCATTCACACCCCGGAGCGGAATTATCTGTTTGATTGCGGAATTGGGGAGTTCGGTGAAGATACCGGACCGGAAACCATTCGGCAGAATTTGAACGACCACGGACTTACCGAATTTGATATCACCGATATCTTTTTGAGTCACCTGCACTACGACCATATTGGTGGATTAGCCCATCGCGAGAGTGGGTATTGGGAACTTACCTTCCCGGATGCCAAACTTTGGGTTTCCAAAAAAGGCTGGGAAAAGGTGATGGCTAAAGATGAGTACTATGATGAAGAGAAAACGGAGTTTGTCTCTTTTATCGATGCCAAAGCCGACCTCCATTTTCTGGATGAGGAAGACCAGCCCTATCCTGAATTGAAAGTCCGGAAGATTGGCGGACATACTGAGTTTCACCAGGTTTTGCTTTTTGAAGATGGCGAACATAAATACCTGCAGGCCGGTGATGTTATTGGAACCAAAGGAGCCATCAACCGAAAGTATGCAGCCAAGTATGACTTTGAACCCAAAGTAAGCCAGCAGAAGCGCGAAGAATTGGCCAAACTGGCATTTGATGAAGGATATACTATTTTAGCCTACCATGAAGATCAGAACCCTTTGTTTAAACTGACTGATTACAATGAGAAAACCGGGTACAGCACCGAAAACATCGAGTCTTATGTCCCTGCCTGA
- a CDS encoding DUF4384 domain-containing protein — MKIFGAKGLIKTGHLVITILLMVYTGECLGQEKPQSVTVNLELMQESDRSLDQVKEELLRDARVEAVQRVTGLNIKSFDAQAETESIEENDAAYFQTFRRLMRINVEGRIVGEDTPEYYVEGNMVGITYTCKVQKLDKDYDQYFKVDISSNKKAYTVGEPIEFEVTTTKDAYITLFSIKEDNSVAMFFPNTYLQENYVKSDELRLIPNEKERRIIDFMAQTEGNQEVYSELIFAVATKEKYEFEKLAEELSYKNNWITLNKWLMDLERDQWTEDFAQIVIYDN; from the coding sequence ATGAAAATATTCGGTGCAAAAGGGTTGATAAAAACGGGGCATTTGGTCATTACCATTCTTCTGATGGTTTATACCGGCGAGTGTTTGGGGCAGGAGAAACCACAATCGGTAACCGTAAACCTGGAACTAATGCAGGAATCGGATCGGTCTTTAGATCAGGTGAAAGAAGAATTATTAAGAGATGCACGGGTAGAAGCGGTTCAAAGAGTTACAGGGTTGAATATTAAATCGTTTGATGCCCAGGCGGAAACGGAAAGCATTGAAGAAAATGATGCTGCCTATTTTCAAACCTTTCGGCGACTGATGCGAATTAACGTAGAAGGGAGAATTGTGGGGGAGGATACGCCGGAATATTATGTAGAAGGGAATATGGTTGGTATAACCTACACCTGTAAGGTTCAGAAACTGGATAAAGACTACGATCAGTATTTCAAGGTAGATATATCGAGCAACAAAAAGGCCTATACCGTTGGAGAACCCATTGAATTTGAAGTTACCACTACCAAGGATGCATATATCACACTATTTTCTATCAAAGAAGACAACAGTGTGGCTATGTTTTTTCCCAATACTTACCTGCAGGAGAATTATGTTAAAAGTGATGAGCTTCGCCTCATCCCCAACGAAAAAGAACGTCGGATTATAGACTTTATGGCTCAAACAGAGGGAAATCAGGAGGTCTATTCGGAGCTCATTTTTGCCGTTGCTACCAAAGAGAAATATGAGTTTGAAAAATTGGCCGAAGAGCTTAGCTACAAAAACAACTGGATCACCTTAAACAAGTGGTTAATGGATTTGGAAAGAGATCAATGGACGGAAGATTTTGCTCAGATTGTAATCTATGATAATTAG
- a CDS encoding PASTA domain-containing protein, whose translation MLKQILTNKYFYIGTFSLMLFGAAFLYVADNFIMPYYTNYNEGVTVPDVTRISLEEAEALLTDYGLRFEVADRRANSAYPANYVIDQSPSADNIVKPNRKIYLTVNNEVKPQVVVPNVVDLSLRNAEIQLQNYGLEVGSRSYESSRFKTIIRQSISGGTTVQKGTVIDLVVGDGFGSRIITVPEIIGLRLPEAQLKLREAGFRVGEVQFRPTKDVVPNTVLDFSPKAEELREGESLTLVISERFEVIEQSEGGAVIIDSTDNNSGANPDSLNNQQNQPNNNPDQ comes from the coding sequence ATGCTCAAGCAGATTCTGACTAACAAGTATTTTTATATCGGCACCTTCTCGCTGATGCTATTCGGTGCCGCTTTTCTATATGTGGCTGATAACTTCATCATGCCCTACTACACCAACTATAATGAAGGGGTAACGGTACCTGATGTAACCCGGATTTCTTTAGAAGAAGCCGAAGCTTTGCTAACCGACTATGGGCTTCGTTTTGAAGTGGCAGACCGTCGTGCCAATTCAGCCTATCCGGCGAATTACGTAATTGACCAAAGCCCGAGCGCCGATAACATCGTGAAGCCGAATCGGAAAATCTATCTCACGGTAAACAACGAAGTTAAACCACAGGTAGTGGTCCCCAATGTTGTAGATCTCTCCCTTCGGAATGCAGAAATACAGCTTCAGAATTATGGACTGGAAGTGGGCAGCCGCAGCTATGAATCGTCCCGGTTTAAGACCATCATACGTCAATCTATTTCAGGCGGAACCACCGTTCAGAAAGGTACGGTTATAGACCTTGTGGTAGGTGACGGATTTGGCAGTCGTATTATCACAGTCCCGGAAATAATTGGGCTCAGACTTCCTGAAGCTCAGCTCAAACTACGTGAAGCCGGATTCAGAGTCGGTGAAGTCCAGTTCCGGCCAACCAAAGATGTTGTGCCCAATACCGTGCTCGACTTTTCTCCCAAAGCAGAAGAACTTCGCGAAGGAGAAAGCCTGACACTGGTCATATCCGAACGTTTTGAAGTTATCGAACAAAGCGAAGGCGGAGCTGTGATCATAGATTCTACAGATAATAATTCAGGTGCTAACCCTGATTCCCTCAACAATCAACAGAACCAACCCAATAACAACCCTGATCAATGA